One Paenibacillus sp. FSL H7-0737 DNA segment encodes these proteins:
- a CDS encoding glycosyl hydrolase family 28-related protein, translating to MATAPIPDNSVTTSVIADGAVTSIKLDPETNGYVNVRSYGATGNGTKDDTVAIQNAINAGNAKRKVVIFPPGVYKVSSGHMRNPSVLDWWCLRIPTGTNLSFEAGSKLVLAPNPPSDTRVLVMLNAANITISGSLEIDGSASTVKTAVNDQLHGLFISSSQNITIESVYSHDCYGDNIFIGGTEDIPSVNVHIGYAYCETAGRKNFVVHFVDQLHVNRAVLNNSRGGAPGFNGANSLDVEPDIFKGTRSFYQRFDSLTTTGFGNDMTTGLSDEITRLWTLDIGSLDMRVSGSVSPALLSYGLTLKINHLSIRSTDHKANYGLQTIYSQFIDIGSAKFDGIGGPAIYAAFNAAGGKPRLHIGSLGMYGSGSTLASGVRIDGGDLYVGTIDAQDLTGSTLQLFTTESDAMVTVDNMIVRNSGTNQVVLASSYGAAKPFLHLNNVAVFDTRSVKVKRILEFETLVAMQGTSLGTLYNPYALTEWFSTYGNFKRAVRLVGGTLLPAVFIVEGSPEGTITAPIGSLAMRTDGVAKATFYVKESGTGANGWIAK from the coding sequence ATGGCAACTGCACCTATTCCAGATAATTCTGTAACAACGTCCGTTATTGCGGACGGAGCAGTCACTTCTATTAAATTAGATCCTGAAACTAACGGTTACGTGAATGTTCGATCTTATGGAGCTACAGGGAATGGTACCAAAGATGACACCGTCGCGATTCAAAATGCAATTAATGCTGGAAATGCCAAACGCAAGGTTGTTATTTTTCCGCCTGGTGTATATAAAGTCTCTTCCGGCCACATGCGTAACCCTTCAGTCCTAGATTGGTGGTGTCTTCGTATTCCAACCGGAACTAACCTAAGCTTTGAAGCCGGCTCAAAATTGGTGCTTGCCCCTAACCCACCTTCGGATACTCGAGTTCTTGTTATGTTAAATGCCGCAAACATCACGATATCCGGCAGCCTCGAAATAGACGGAAGTGCTTCGACTGTTAAAACAGCCGTCAACGATCAACTTCATGGCTTGTTCATTTCTTCTTCGCAAAATATAACGATCGAATCGGTGTACTCTCATGATTGCTATGGTGATAATATTTTCATTGGAGGGACAGAAGATATCCCATCCGTTAATGTGCATATCGGATATGCGTACTGTGAAACGGCTGGTCGAAAGAACTTTGTAGTCCATTTTGTAGACCAGCTTCATGTCAACAGAGCGGTATTAAATAACAGTCGCGGTGGTGCACCTGGGTTTAATGGCGCCAATTCACTCGATGTAGAACCAGACATCTTCAAGGGAACGCGTAGCTTTTATCAGCGATTCGACTCTTTGACAACAACTGGTTTCGGCAATGATATGACAACTGGGCTTTCAGATGAGATAACGAGACTCTGGACTCTCGACATCGGTTCACTAGATATGCGTGTAAGTGGATCAGTAAGTCCAGCATTGCTGTCCTATGGATTGACGCTAAAAATCAACCATTTATCTATTCGCTCGACGGATCATAAAGCTAATTACGGTCTACAAACGATCTATTCACAATTTATTGATATCGGAAGCGCAAAGTTCGATGGAATCGGCGGCCCTGCGATCTACGCTGCGTTTAATGCTGCTGGAGGAAAACCAAGATTGCATATCGGCTCGTTAGGGATGTACGGCTCGGGTTCCACCTTAGCAAGCGGAGTCCGAATCGACGGAGGAGATCTTTATGTGGGGACGATAGATGCACAGGACTTAACGGGCAGTACCTTACAATTATTCACAACAGAGTCTGACGCGATGGTTACTGTTGACAATATGATTGTCCGTAACAGCGGGACCAATCAAGTCGTGCTAGCGTCATCTTATGGTGCAGCTAAACCCTTCCTGCACCTGAACAATGTAGCAGTGTTTGATACCCGTTCTGTAAAGGTAAAACGCATTCTAGAATTCGAAACATTGGTTGCCATGCAGGGTACTTCTCTTGGTACCTTGTATAATCCGTATGCTTTAACTGAATGGTTCTCTACCTATGGCAACTTCAAACGGGCAGTCCGACTCGTTGGTGGAACATTACTTCCTGCAGTATTTATCGTGGAAGGATCGCCTGAGGGAACGATTACCGCTCCGATTGGCAGTCTGGCTATGCGAACAGATGGTGTAGCGAAAGCCACTTTTTATGTGAAGGAAAGCGGCACTGGTGCTAACGGATGGATTGCTAAGTAA
- a CDS encoding DegT/DnrJ/EryC1/StrS family aminotransferase, translated as MSIHQPRILPRILLSPPHVSGREQAYLEDAIHSGWIAPIGPQVDAFEREMADYTGSKGALALSSGTAAIHLALRLAGVSQGDYVICSTLTFVASANPILYLGATPVFVDSEPETWNMCPLAFQRACLDLNDRGILPKAAVVVNLYGQSADMEPIVEIANRYGIVLIEDAAESLGAFYHGKASGTWGRFGIYSFNGNKIITTSGGGMLVSDDTDALDQARFWSTQARDTAPHYQHSEMGYNYRLSNLLAAIGRGQLELLEEKVERRRYISQVYSDRLGSIPGLHFMPEAPNCRSTRWLSALTIDEEIAGFSANQLLKCLEFNNIEARPVWKPLHLQPLFENAFYYPYMEGHSVSDQLFTKGVCLPSGSSLSDDDLVRVMDAIESCIQNR; from the coding sequence ATGAGTATCCATCAACCACGCATTCTACCACGAATCTTGTTATCCCCACCACATGTAAGTGGACGTGAACAGGCTTATTTGGAGGATGCAATTCACTCTGGCTGGATCGCTCCCATCGGACCGCAAGTCGATGCTTTCGAGCGGGAGATGGCCGACTATACAGGTTCAAAGGGTGCACTTGCGTTAAGCTCTGGAACAGCAGCAATTCATCTTGCACTACGTCTTGCTGGCGTTTCTCAAGGAGATTACGTGATTTGTTCGACGCTCACGTTCGTAGCTAGTGCCAATCCTATTTTATATTTAGGGGCTACACCTGTATTCGTAGACTCAGAACCAGAGACATGGAATATGTGTCCACTAGCCTTTCAGCGGGCCTGCCTGGATTTGAATGATAGAGGGATACTGCCTAAAGCAGCTGTTGTTGTCAATTTGTACGGACAGAGCGCAGACATGGAACCAATTGTAGAAATCGCGAATCGTTACGGTATTGTTTTAATAGAAGATGCTGCGGAATCCCTCGGTGCCTTTTATCACGGAAAGGCCAGTGGTACTTGGGGCCGCTTCGGAATCTATTCTTTCAACGGGAATAAAATTATTACAACCTCAGGTGGAGGTATGCTTGTATCGGATGATACCGATGCATTAGATCAAGCCCGTTTCTGGTCTACCCAAGCACGTGACACTGCTCCACACTATCAGCATTCCGAAATGGGTTATAACTACCGGCTAAGTAACCTTTTGGCAGCCATAGGACGAGGGCAACTGGAGCTACTTGAGGAAAAGGTCGAACGACGTAGATATATTTCTCAAGTGTACTCAGATCGATTGGGATCCATTCCGGGTCTTCATTTCATGCCGGAAGCGCCAAATTGTCGCAGTACACGCTGGTTAAGTGCGCTAACGATTGATGAAGAAATCGCAGGCTTCTCCGCTAATCAACTCTTAAAGTGCCTGGAATTCAACAATATAGAAGCTAGACCTGTATGGAAACCACTACATTTGCAACCTCTGTTCGAGAACGCCTTCTATTATCCATACATGGAGGGACATAGTGTATCTGATCAATTGTTCACAAAAGGTGTATGTCTACCTTCTGGTAGCTCTTTATCGGATGATGATCTGGTACGCGTAATGGATGCGATAGAGTCTTGTATTCAGAACCGCTGA
- a CDS encoding GNAT family N-acetyltransferase codes for MSDFIVLNSAHSEEWDAYLNQMDCKDIYFSADFFRLFEDDDHQQAELFVFKQGEKLIIYPYLLRSISHLPAVIQLGLEGEWYDISTPYGYGGPISNVPIGAERTELYRKFSETFTDYCREKKIMTEFVRFHPFIGNATEYQKGLTTELNRNTAYMDLTVGSESVLIQNYGSNHKRNIRKLKSAPFTIRKSDLKDRIEPFIELYYGTLNDLQADPFYYFPRKFIEDTSLLPDGRVVLFEAMDGERSVGASIILLDRPWMHYHLCGWDRAYLQWSPTKFLIHAAAVWGMENGYEKFHLGGGYKGNDELFQFKLRFATQLEPLDYYLGKRIFFPEVYDRMIALCDSGVAGNYFPLYRHPSLLNQNIMDHALK; via the coding sequence ATGAGTGATTTCATTGTGCTTAATAGCGCGCATTCTGAAGAATGGGATGCTTATTTGAATCAGATGGATTGTAAGGATATCTATTTTTCTGCAGATTTTTTTCGGCTGTTTGAGGATGATGATCATCAACAGGCAGAACTGTTTGTTTTTAAGCAGGGTGAGAAGCTCATCATTTATCCTTACTTACTTCGCTCCATTAGCCATCTTCCAGCAGTCATCCAGCTGGGACTTGAAGGAGAATGGTATGACATCAGCACACCTTATGGATACGGGGGGCCGATATCTAATGTGCCAATAGGAGCGGAACGAACAGAGTTGTACCGAAAATTCAGTGAAACGTTCACAGATTACTGCAGAGAGAAAAAGATCATGACCGAGTTTGTAAGATTCCATCCTTTTATAGGCAATGCCACTGAATACCAAAAAGGGCTTACTACGGAGCTCAATCGGAATACAGCTTACATGGATTTGACAGTTGGCTCAGAGTCAGTGCTAATTCAGAACTATGGCAGCAATCATAAAAGAAATATCCGTAAATTAAAGTCAGCTCCATTCACCATTCGAAAGTCGGATCTTAAGGATCGGATCGAGCCTTTCATCGAGTTATATTACGGGACGTTAAATGATTTACAAGCAGATCCCTTTTATTATTTCCCTCGAAAATTTATAGAAGATACAAGCCTTTTGCCAGACGGACGGGTAGTGCTGTTTGAGGCGATGGATGGGGAGAGGAGTGTAGGGGCAAGTATTATACTTCTTGATCGACCATGGATGCATTATCACTTATGCGGTTGGGACCGAGCTTATCTGCAGTGGTCACCTACCAAATTTCTCATCCACGCAGCAGCCGTATGGGGGATGGAGAATGGATACGAAAAATTCCATCTCGGTGGGGGATATAAGGGGAATGACGAGCTGTTTCAGTTCAAGCTAAGATTCGCTACTCAATTAGAACCACTAGACTATTACTTAGGTAAGCGAATATTTTTCCCCGAGGTGTATGATCGAATGATAGCACTCTGTGACTCTGGGGTTGCGGGGAATTACTTTCCGCTCTACCGGCATCCATCTCTCTTGAATCAAAATATCATGGACCACGCTCTGAAGTAA
- a CDS encoding GNAT family N-acetyltransferase, producing the protein MSVQFRPLHEDDIHHACRLLKSNLPEHVYNQTIFACTGYPAYLQAACKCGGHSATLLIGAYLGEVLIGFAEWRRMEQILVLNNLNVDAAFRKDGIGGMLMAYGEKLAKRDDIKKLVLDVFSWNEQAHAWYLRLGFVEEGRTYWYVRDLDRSLTASADVIAAGADIDDEEVNYIIDDYPMAEAHHLKYGFSSFRIRTKQKTSVVGRLGEQYFRIQLQSGEWDGGYPLTDVLLDLDRERKLLLLSSDAFLRERDQALSLSTESIRMIKILD; encoded by the coding sequence ATGAGTGTGCAGTTTAGACCGCTGCATGAAGACGATATACATCATGCATGCCGGCTCTTGAAGAGCAATTTACCGGAGCATGTGTACAATCAAACGATATTTGCTTGTACGGGTTATCCAGCATATCTACAAGCGGCTTGTAAGTGTGGAGGTCATTCGGCCACGTTGTTGATTGGAGCCTATCTTGGAGAAGTGCTCATTGGATTCGCAGAATGGCGAAGAATGGAACAAATATTGGTTCTGAATAATTTAAACGTGGATGCGGCGTTTCGCAAAGACGGTATTGGCGGAATGCTCATGGCGTATGGAGAGAAATTAGCCAAGAGGGACGATATTAAGAAGTTGGTACTGGATGTGTTCTCATGGAATGAACAGGCTCATGCTTGGTACCTTCGCCTTGGCTTTGTAGAAGAAGGACGTACTTATTGGTATGTGAGGGATCTGGATCGTTCATTAACGGCTAGCGCAGATGTTATTGCTGCTGGAGCGGATATAGATGATGAAGAAGTGAATTACATTATTGATGATTACCCAATGGCAGAGGCACATCATCTAAAATACGGATTTTCTTCATTTAGGATTAGAACGAAGCAGAAGACTTCAGTTGTGGGTCGGCTCGGCGAGCAGTATTTTCGCATCCAACTGCAAAGTGGAGAGTGGGACGGTGGGTATCCACTAACCGATGTGTTACTCGACCTTGACCGGGAGAGAAAGCTGTTATTGCTTTCATCCGATGCATTCTTACGAGAGAGAGACCAAGCGCTAAGCTTAAGCACTGAAAGTATACGTATGATCAAGATATTGGATTAG
- a CDS encoding sugar transferase has product MYRHMKRGFDLVGAIVMLCIFSPVMAVVALLIRMKLGSPILFKQQRPGRGEKPFFIYKFRTMAELYDTQGQPLPDERRYIKFGGIIRKLSLDELPQLVNVVKGEMSLIGPRPLLMRYSPYYSEQERLRFSVRPGITGLAQVSGRNTSSWKDRLSYDVTYVESLSFRLDALILCKTVLKVIRQDDVVANPGRHSLPLDEYRLNKKEGQA; this is encoded by the coding sequence ATGTATCGCCATATGAAACGAGGCTTCGATCTTGTGGGAGCGATCGTTATGTTGTGTATATTTAGTCCAGTCATGGCTGTGGTGGCGTTGTTAATTCGAATGAAGCTTGGAAGCCCAATCTTGTTCAAGCAGCAACGACCAGGGCGGGGAGAGAAACCCTTCTTTATCTACAAATTTCGGACCATGGCTGAACTGTATGACACGCAGGGTCAGCCGTTACCAGATGAGCGACGATATATCAAATTTGGCGGAATCATCCGGAAGCTAAGTCTGGATGAACTACCACAATTGGTGAATGTTGTGAAGGGAGAAATGAGTCTGATTGGTCCAAGACCCTTACTCATGCGTTATAGCCCATACTATTCCGAACAGGAGAGGTTGCGTTTCTCAGTAAGACCAGGAATTACGGGATTAGCACAGGTTTCAGGACGCAATACTTCGTCGTGGAAAGACCGGCTTTCGTATGATGTCACCTATGTCGAGAGTTTAAGTTTCAGACTTGATGCGCTGATATTATGCAAGACCGTCTTGAAGGTGATTCGCCAAGATGATGTTGTAGCCAATCCAGGTCGGCATAGCCTGCCTCTGGATGAGTATAGGCTGAATAAAAAGGAGGGCCAGGCATGA
- a CDS encoding LCP family protein, producing the protein MKSFMSRWNKKLRLRGKSDKEFTRKQIVMRRIGRFALIGFLIVIVIGGIWIRGVLNAEQRFQKAALNPLTIPNSKISAVPVGKTQSDGTTKSPANSDGVVLPSTEPAASPEATDKKTSSFNVVLIGTDTWGGEISRADTIMVVHVMPEQRKVNIVSVPRDTRVYVQNVGYTKINHAHIVGESKGGNEQGTLTLIQAVSDFMNIPIHHYIKTNFSGVRDFIDSIGGIDMVIDQDVTITPEITIKKGEQHLDGVHALYLARARYSTPNGDFSRQEEQFNIVRAVANKLLSPEHLPDLAGLLLHEKKDIIDTSFSDSDLLSLAWLFKGITSEDFKYEQIPGNNSFGSDPLVRTKVYYWSADLKQVNSLKERLFTD; encoded by the coding sequence ATGAAGTCGTTTATGAGTAGATGGAACAAGAAATTGCGTTTGCGTGGCAAGAGTGACAAGGAATTCACAAGAAAGCAAATAGTCATGCGGCGAATTGGAAGATTCGCCCTGATTGGTTTTCTGATTGTGATTGTAATTGGTGGCATTTGGATTAGAGGGGTATTAAATGCTGAGCAGCGATTTCAAAAGGCTGCCCTTAATCCATTAACGATACCTAACTCTAAAATTTCTGCAGTACCTGTGGGGAAGACGCAGTCGGATGGGACTACGAAAAGTCCAGCAAATTCGGATGGCGTGGTACTACCATCGACTGAACCAGCAGCATCGCCAGAAGCAACCGATAAAAAAACTTCATCCTTTAATGTTGTATTAATTGGAACAGATACGTGGGGTGGGGAAATCTCGCGTGCAGACACGATCATGGTTGTGCATGTAATGCCGGAACAGCGGAAGGTGAACATCGTCTCTGTACCGCGCGATACAAGGGTGTATGTACAAAATGTTGGATACACCAAAATTAATCATGCTCATATTGTTGGTGAGTCCAAAGGTGGGAATGAGCAAGGAACGTTGACGCTCATTCAAGCGGTGAGCGACTTTATGAATATTCCCATTCATCATTACATCAAGACGAATTTCTCTGGAGTTCGTGATTTCATCGATTCAATCGGTGGGATCGACATGGTAATCGATCAGGATGTCACAATAACCCCAGAGATTACCATCAAAAAAGGCGAACAGCATTTGGATGGTGTGCATGCTCTCTACCTTGCTAGGGCGCGTTACTCTACTCCGAACGGTGACTTTAGTCGTCAAGAGGAGCAATTCAATATCGTTAGAGCTGTGGCCAATAAGCTGTTGAGCCCTGAGCATCTTCCGGATCTGGCGGGATTATTGCTCCATGAAAAGAAAGACATTATTGATACAAGCTTCAGTGACAGTGATTTGCTCAGCTTAGCTTGGTTATTCAAGGGAATAACTTCCGAGGACTTTAAGTACGAGCAGATTCCAGGCAACAACAGTTTTGGTTCTGATCCGCTAGTCAGAACTAAGGTGTACTACTGGAGTGCTGATTTAAAACAGGTGAACTCACTGAAGGAACGTCTTTTTACGGATTAA
- a CDS encoding polysaccharide biosynthesis protein: protein MKMRIVRLVMLDAGIIAASVWLVFLLRFDFQIPEMYVWMLPWAILIHIAVYAAFSFGFKVYNNIWRYTGMRELLQLLKVSVLTLVGVIAVNLSTHAVIPSYRLPISIYFAAGYVFLGIVGLRMVKRLLNDGFETTGVKDAFEGNLLVVGAGKAGILVTKDIKHSRFKFMHPVAFIDDDASKQKLEVMGLPIVGNRNFIPEAVKQLDIAFIIIALPTAPHNDLMEIIEICKSTKAQIKLMPSMTEILDGKMAVNRIREVSVNDLLGRTPVEINTEEIRENLGSECILITGAGGSIGSELCRQLAAYRPKEMLLLGHGENSIYLIEQELRQLYPDQKIQPIIADIQDVSRIDSVFQNFRPTIVYHAAAHKHVPLMEMNPVEAVKNNVIGTRNVAEASAKYGAKRFILISSDKAVNPTSVMGATKRAAEMIINDQNSSSKTVFAAVRFGNVLGSRGSVIPLFKRQIESGGPVTVTHMDMVRYFMTIPEAVQLVIQASVLAQGGEVFVLDMGKPVRIYDLARDLIRLSGLEPDKDIPIVVTGIRPGEKLFEELLTEEEGLMVTNNYRIMISRPQSVSRSELNLVLGVLENLCKRYEFVPSSYQIKKLLKQLIPSYSGFQEEPQVATHELERIKSEVHAGI from the coding sequence ATGAAAATGCGGATCGTCCGTTTGGTCATGTTGGATGCAGGGATTATTGCGGCTTCAGTGTGGCTTGTGTTTTTACTTCGGTTTGATTTTCAAATCCCTGAGATGTACGTGTGGATGCTTCCGTGGGCAATATTGATTCACATTGCGGTGTATGCGGCCTTCTCATTTGGATTCAAAGTGTATAACAATATCTGGCGATACACTGGAATGAGAGAGTTACTGCAGCTTCTAAAAGTGAGTGTATTAACCCTCGTTGGAGTGATTGCTGTCAACCTATCCACCCATGCAGTAATTCCTTCCTATCGACTACCGATTTCTATCTATTTTGCAGCGGGTTATGTGTTTCTGGGCATAGTTGGATTACGAATGGTTAAACGTCTTCTAAATGATGGATTTGAGACAACGGGTGTGAAGGATGCCTTCGAAGGTAATCTTCTAGTCGTTGGGGCTGGTAAAGCAGGAATCCTCGTTACGAAAGATATCAAGCATTCAAGGTTCAAATTTATGCATCCGGTCGCTTTCATTGATGATGATGCATCCAAACAAAAGCTGGAAGTAATGGGGCTGCCGATTGTGGGTAACCGAAATTTCATTCCCGAGGCCGTGAAACAGCTGGACATTGCGTTCATTATTATTGCCCTCCCGACAGCGCCACATAACGACTTAATGGAGATTATTGAGATCTGCAAATCAACAAAAGCACAGATTAAGCTAATGCCTAGTATGACAGAAATTTTGGACGGGAAAATGGCAGTCAATCGAATTCGTGAAGTGTCCGTAAATGATTTGCTGGGTAGAACTCCTGTTGAGATTAATACTGAAGAGATTCGTGAGAATTTAGGGAGTGAGTGTATTCTCATCACGGGTGCAGGAGGCTCCATTGGCTCAGAACTGTGCCGTCAGCTAGCTGCGTATCGTCCGAAGGAAATGTTGCTGCTTGGTCATGGTGAGAACAGCATTTACCTGATTGAACAAGAGCTACGCCAGTTATATCCCGATCAGAAGATTCAACCGATCATAGCTGATATTCAGGATGTGTCGCGGATCGATAGTGTTTTTCAGAATTTCCGACCTACGATTGTGTATCACGCCGCTGCGCATAAACATGTGCCCCTTATGGAGATGAATCCGGTGGAGGCGGTAAAGAACAACGTTATCGGAACAAGGAATGTAGCGGAAGCGAGTGCCAAATATGGTGCTAAGCGGTTCATTCTGATCTCTTCGGACAAAGCGGTTAATCCAACAAGTGTCATGGGAGCTACAAAGCGAGCGGCAGAAATGATTATTAATGATCAGAATTCATCTAGCAAGACGGTTTTTGCTGCTGTCCGTTTCGGTAATGTTCTCGGTAGTCGGGGAAGTGTTATTCCGTTATTCAAAAGACAGATCGAGAGTGGTGGCCCGGTTACGGTTACCCATATGGATATGGTGCGGTATTTCATGACGATCCCTGAAGCAGTGCAATTGGTTATCCAGGCGAGCGTACTGGCACAAGGTGGCGAGGTGTTCGTGCTTGATATGGGTAAGCCGGTTCGGATATACGATCTAGCAAGAGATTTAATACGTCTGTCGGGCTTAGAACCCGATAAAGATATCCCTATCGTGGTCACGGGCATTCGTCCCGGAGAGAAATTATTTGAGGAACTCCTGACAGAAGAGGAGGGATTGATGGTCACCAATAACTATCGCATCATGATCAGCCGGCCTCAAAGTGTTTCCAGATCCGAATTGAATTTGGTCCTTGGTGTGCTGGAGAATTTGTGCAAACGGTACGAATTTGTACCAAGCAGTTATCAGATTAAGAAATTATTAAAGCAGCTTATTCCAAGCTATTCGGGCTTTCAGGAAGAACCACAGGTGGCTACTCATGAGCTTGAACGGATCAAATCCGAAGTTCATGCGGGGATCTAA
- a CDS encoding glycosyltransferase family 4 protein, translating to MEPRALKSKRVVTYDNKQNKRNKRNNKRLGSIPAEDCGPVRVAFVASIFGHFESFHLPYMVLLQQKGCEVHAYAQPGEARLRLEEKGIVCHDVPIQRSPLQMQNWAALGILTESFKEEGFQFIHVHTPVASILGRIAAHKAGVPCTLYTAHGFHFFKGAPLLNWMVYYPLERLMARWTDVLITINREDYERAQKFSIRKKVTYVSGVGLDLQVYGNEQGQPETASEKADRRRQLFDLPKSEHDEPPFVILCVAELNANKNQKQLIEALGQLGSQAGNIHLAFAGTGPFEQTLLELANRLGVSDRVHMLGYRRDIPDLLRACDVAALVSYREGLPRAIMEAMAIGKPVIGTHIRGIHDLIEHESTGMLVPVGDITATAKAFTQLRDDPALTTAMGEANKERIIRYGLPEVLREMDSIYIEALNKEERKRVPSEMHASLSGD from the coding sequence ATCGAACCAAGGGCACTGAAAAGCAAACGGGTCGTAACCTACGACAACAAACAGAACAAGCGCAACAAGCGCAATAACAAGAGGTTAGGGAGCATACCTGCTGAAGACTGTGGGCCGGTAAGAGTTGCTTTTGTAGCCTCCATTTTTGGGCATTTTGAGAGTTTCCATCTACCTTACATGGTGTTATTGCAGCAAAAAGGTTGTGAAGTGCATGCTTACGCGCAGCCCGGGGAAGCGAGATTACGGTTAGAAGAGAAGGGGATCGTGTGTCATGATGTGCCCATTCAGCGTAGCCCTTTACAGATGCAGAACTGGGCAGCGCTAGGGATATTAACGGAAAGCTTCAAGGAGGAGGGGTTCCAGTTCATCCATGTACATACGCCAGTCGCTTCGATTCTCGGACGGATTGCGGCCCATAAAGCAGGTGTACCTTGCACATTGTATACAGCGCATGGTTTTCATTTTTTCAAGGGTGCTCCTCTTCTGAACTGGATGGTTTATTATCCGCTCGAGAGGTTAATGGCCCGCTGGACAGATGTGCTAATCACCATAAATAGAGAAGATTATGAACGCGCCCAGAAATTTTCTATACGGAAAAAGGTGACTTATGTGAGTGGTGTAGGACTTGATCTCCAGGTTTACGGCAATGAACAGGGTCAGCCTGAAACTGCATCGGAGAAGGCAGATAGGCGACGCCAACTGTTTGATCTGCCGAAGAGTGAGCATGATGAACCTCCCTTCGTCATCCTATGCGTTGCTGAATTGAACGCCAACAAGAACCAGAAGCAGTTGATCGAAGCGCTGGGTCAGTTGGGGTCTCAAGCAGGCAACATCCATCTGGCTTTTGCGGGTACAGGACCGTTCGAGCAGACTCTATTGGAACTTGCTAATCGGCTGGGTGTCAGCGATCGGGTGCATATGCTTGGGTACCGTAGAGATATTCCGGATCTACTCAGAGCATGTGATGTTGCTGCACTTGTGTCTTATCGCGAGGGGCTACCTCGGGCGATTATGGAGGCGATGGCAATAGGGAAACCCGTTATAGGTACGCATATTCGGGGGATTCATGATTTGATCGAACATGAGTCAACAGGCATGTTGGTTCCTGTTGGTGATATTACCGCTACCGCTAAGGCTTTTACTCAATTACGTGATGATCCAGCATTAACTACAGCAATGGGAGAAGCAAACAAGGAGAGGATCATTCGTTACGGGTTGCCTGAGGTGCTCCGTGAAATGGACTCGATCTATATAGAAGCGCTAAACAAGGAGGAAAGAAAGCGGGTTCCGTCTGAAATGCATGCCAGCCTATCGGGGGATTGA